The genomic region gtctttgaggtccgacctggaATAATCGCGCCAACTATCCAActggctctcattatattattagcagacgacaaatgttgattctgattggatgattaaaatacactgttactgtttccgacattaccgcaagtgatcggtgactgataagataattgattgcactttgttatcggattataagcaatacacagtgtacaagcAACATgatcagcgtgtttattctacgtatgtctgtcaataaaccgggcttccgctcttatagatttacagtagcccggcgggcgtcagctggaaaatttcagtagcccgatgaaaaaattaggtagcccccgggctccgggcaatggatttgtcggacactgcagTCATTTACGCATGAGCTTATAGGTTCATGAATTATTGACAAAACCATACTTTGGTTATTTGGTGCTTGAGAATCTGGTTGAAAGAATTCATGTGGTGTGAATTTTTTACACATAAAGGCTTTTTTTGCTTCCGAAGCTTAAATACACACCTTAAGTCGCctcttttgattttttattagggatggcaaaattattcgaatattcgattgaatggtcagcattcgaataataaaaatgatattcacatattcttatttttatccaaacgtaatttcgccaatatttaatgacctgcgaaccgcttactaaaaagcaaccgaaatcacctgggagtaacatgtttgacgtgacgttcttcatgtcaaactgataacgcggcctgtatcagtgttgattgcgcaatgcaataaacacgctctaagaaaggccccgactgttgtttgccaatggggtgccaattaacggattcaattgactggcgaataataattaagttttgtgatcacagtatttACAGCCATTAGTATGTGTGAATTACTCgcatcgcgcaatgcaatatacttactataagaaagggcccgaactgttatttgtcaattaggtaccaattaagggcttcaattaacttgcgaataataatttagtttttgtgatcacagtttgaacaggcatttaaatatgtgaattatcCAAAGTATCAgatgatataaactaaacaatcatcaaggaatcataattcaaatctgaaaatgcaaccagccccttctgcagtatggaatactttacacggtctgtggataagaagaccgcaacgtgtaatgtgtgtaaacttagttttacatatgcgcggtctgctacaaatctgtggaatcattaaaaaataaaattctatgacacgatgtttttcattctatttgtgcccgatcacagtatcggtcatagtattagtcgacagcgataccatttttcgatagcaacgttaataaacagcctcgtatttagcaaacagacataacttacaaaccaatggaaattaacacataacaaggtaaaatcaatccagccgttttatgcgaatattcgaatattcgattgaatgaatttgcgaacattcgaataccgatattggtattcgatgccatccctattttttatgtaatgacCATTGGGATTCGCAAAAATGGCCCAAATTTTGAAGGAAAGAAAACACTGACATGGGTGTTTCAATTTTGTCGACAAAAATGTCCATGAAGGAGCTTCGTCTACCATGAAATTCGCAGTCAATAATACAGTTGAGATGAGAGTAGACAATGATGCACATGAAAGCTTTCCAAGTCTTGAGTttacattttgaatgaaaattactGTGTTGATGCGCATGGTTGCTTTGTAGATTATCAAAATGAAAGAGACTTAGTATTAAATGCTGCTAAAATCTTATCTCACAGAGTGCAATTGGAattattcatgtttattttatgctttccgatggtttatagagaaatatcagtgaattaaaactgataatttcactgtttcaaacaatgaaaattatcagtgaaaattaataTTGCAGGAAGGAAGACCAGATGATGTTGTTAAAAAGGATAAGTATATGGTTGCTCAGTCTACCACACAGGAAAGTATAGAAATATCCAATgctaatacaaatgtaaataaaacaacacaaattttAACTTTACAAAATTTGCTTACTCTTGGCCCAATTAATGTTTTGTCCGTCACAACTGAGTTTGGTCTACAGGATTCTGTTCTTGGACCCTGGGAGtataaaaatgatcataactGCATCGTAAAGTATACCATTCAAGGCTCAGACATCAGTCATTCAATTCGCCTTGATCACATGTTAACAAGAGGAATACCAACTACTAAAAGATCATCCCTCGCTTTCCGTTGGTATTCATGGATTCGTTTGAAGGCCATTGCAACTCAAaaaaatttaacaataaactCAGTCCTGACAAATGAGGGTCAATTTCTTTCACTTCTACACGAAGTAAATCTTTATTACACTAAATCTTCAAAAGTTTGTAGAGATGAAGGCTTAGAGCCCAATCGTGGACCACAATCCCATGAAGATGCTTGCAATTTAGAGCGCCTTCATTATTATGGAAAGGGCACAATAAAGTACTACAGAAAAACAACTTTCTTGCAGCTAGTTGCAAAAAGATATGGAGAAAATGTAAAGGCTGAATATTTGGTAGACCCAACTACACGACTCATAAGTTGCACAGACTATGAGGAAATATTAAAGGACGTTCATTCAGAAATTATCCACAATTATTCAAGACACGAGAAGTTGTTAGAGAACTTTGCTGGGCCTCAATGTAATGAGGATCGTCTTAATAATGAAAGGGTCAACTTTGATGTCAAATTTACATCTGCCTCTTCTAAGGCAAAACAGGAACTTAAGACAGACTCGGACTTGCCTTTACAAAAAGTATTAGAACCAACAGAAGCAGACACGAGCGAATTTTACCTTAGAAAATGCAATCTTTGCAGCAAAGTCCGATGGTTAGGAAAGAGAGCAGCTGAAAAGTTTGTCTTGGGCTCATATGTATATGGTAACCTTCATAAACAAGTACAATTCTCCTGCAATCTGCTTCATGGCACTTCATGTGATGAGGAAAATGACATTATTCCTCTTCCATGTTCTGAACTAAGTCCACAACTATGGGTAGCATACAACAGTCTGCATGAGTCAAAACTTACGCCAGTTGCTTTTGTGTTGAAAACAATAAGCGAAGTTAGTGCAGGTGTTGAACATGTTCAGATAATGGCAAAATATGCATGCACGAGTCAAGAATTTAACATAATAAAAGGCATGGCAGTATACACTCAGTCTCTGCCTTCGGCATGTGTGAAGTTTGTTCAATCATTGACAACTGGTCGATTTAATTCTTATAAAGAAATCCCccattttaaaaaaggaaagctTAATATAACAAAACCACGCGAAGCTCTTGTTTGTCAATCATGGTTAGATCATAGCGAGCTGTCATCTGAAGACCCATCTGCTCAGCACACTGTCCTAAATCTAAGTGGAATTCGTGATCTCCATGCAACATATGGTGCCATGAAGATGATCCATTGCTCTCAATGTGGAATGTGTTCACCTGGCTTTGAAGCAGATGCAGCTAATTGTATAAACGTCCCTGAAGCTGGCCAACAGATTCCACTGTCAAACTCTTTTCTTCTGCAAGCTTTAAAGCAGTCTCAGGTCTTAGCAGGGTCTAGTGTCACTCTCGACTCAGCATTTTCAAGTGCTAGAGTTTATAATGATGAAACAGTAACAGGGGTATGTACAAATTGttcaaaattttgtaaaattaatgATGGAATTGTAACATTGCTGCACAAAAAGTCTGCTGGTGAAGAGAGTTCTCAGGGAACCACTGTTGATAGTCAGCAATCTATTGatgacaatatttcaaatataaacccTTACGGTCCTGAAAATCTGATGGCTCTTGATGTTTTTCAAGATGAGGCCTCATATCAGCATGAAATGTTCATGGACACTTTATCTCAGGCTGAAAAACTTGTTCTGTCACCGATCCATGCTGTAATAGTTATATTGCGTTCTCGCACAAATAATATTCCATTCTCCAGATATGGATCAATATCTTTTGCGATAAAAGAACCAGTCAAAACTAAAGCTCTTCCATGGCACACTTTCCAAAAGTTACCATTTGTTATCATGGTCTCTAAGCAGGAAGATGGCAGCATTAAtgaagctaaaattaatatggcAAAGATTGTTCATGCAAAAGAGCTTATGGAGCGTGAAGTGACTTGTCCTGTATATGGTACCAAAAGACCATTTTACAGGTACTGTGATAAGGTTCATACACCTTTTACAGTAGCTGCCATGGAGAATCTAGCAAGTCAGCTATCAGATACAAGCACAGCTGTTTACCCAAATGGTTTAAGAAAAATCAATGTTGAGCTGATCCatcaggggcgtagataatgggggggcagggggggcggccgcccccccaatatttcggctagtcatcgttatataaataaatgtaaaatcccaaaaaaatcgccgccccaaaaccagtatttttgtaatcacgcgccgtcagtgcagaagccatgtgtcccctaggTAAAATAATGGGATGGTTGGAACCTCTTAATGTTGATGGCAACATTATTCAGAaactataatgtttatttaacttgCCTGGCAAAACAACCCTTCTTCGAAACTGCTTGAATCATAAACACACTGTCAGTGCTAATGTCTTCACTGTTTATCTCAGACTGCAGAACATTCCAGGAATTAGACAGTAATGACCATTAGTATCATGTCAACAGTCTCTGCAATCaaatacgcgtgaaaaacattcattagtttgaaaatatttttgttctctaagtacatcagttattatttgattagaaatcattgaaacaatatcatatatgtaattgtttaatgt from Dreissena polymorpha isolate Duluth1 chromosome 5, UMN_Dpol_1.0, whole genome shotgun sequence harbors:
- the LOC127831416 gene encoding uncharacterized protein LOC127831416, with protein sequence MNNNRTGNTRGRGRPKKRQFQQKKEGRPDDVVKKDKYMVAQSTTQESIEISNANTNVNKTTQILTLQNLLTLGPINVLSVTTEFGLQDSVLGPWEYKNDHNCIVKYTIQGSDISHSIRLDHMLTRGIPTTKRSSLAFRWYSWIRLKAIATQKNLTINSVLTNEGQFLSLLHEVNLYYTKSSKVCRDEGLEPNRGPQSHEDACNLERLHYYGKGTIKYYRKTTFLQLVAKRYGENVKAEYLVDPTTRLISCTDYEEILKDVHSEIIHNYSRHEKLLENFAGPQCNEDRLNNERVNFDVKFTSASSKAKQELKTDSDLPLQKVLEPTEADTSEFYLRKCNLCSKVRWLGKRAAEKFVLGSYVYGNLHKQVQFSCNLLHGTSCDEENDIIPLPCSELSPQLWVAYNSLHESKLTPVAFVLKTISEVSAGVEHVQIMAKYACTSQEFNIIKGMAVYTQSLPSACVKFVQSLTTGRFNSYKEIPHFKKGKLNITKPREALVCQSWLDHSELSSEDPSAQHTVLNLSGIRDLHATYGAMKMIHCSQCGMCSPGFEADAANCINVPEAGQQIPLSNSFLLQALKQSQVLAGSSVTLDSAFSSARVYNDETVTGVCTNCSKFCKINDGIVTLLHKKSAGEESSQGTTVDSQQSIDDNISNINPYGPENLMALDVFQDEASYQHEMFMDTLSQAEKLVLSPIHAVIVILRSRTNNIPFSRYGSISFAIKEPVKTKALPWHTFQKLPFVIMVSKQEDGSINEAKINMAKIVHAKELMEREVTCPVYGTKRPFYRYCDKVHTPFTVAAMENLASQLSDTSTAVYPNGLRKINVELIHQGRR